The genomic window CCTTTTAAAAATTTCCTTTTGCCCATCATTTGATTGCTTAATTTTTGTTCGCTGCGTTGAACTCTTCATCAGTTACAGGGTTTAACCAAACTGCGTTGGTTTCGCCTTCATAATTGGTAATGGCAATGTGTACCATTTGTGTACTGGCAGTAGCTCCGTGCCAGTGTTGCACATTTTCTGGAATATTGATTACATCACCTTTTTTAATGACTTGAGCTGTTTTCCCTTTTTCCTGGTATAGGCCCTCGCCTTCGGTTACAATCAGTATCTGCCCTTTAGGATGCGTATGCCAGTTGGTTCTTGCCCCTGGTTCAAAAGTTACGCTACCCAACACAAAATCGTTGTTCTTATCTTTTGCCAGAAGTGTTTGCAGATAAGCATCTCCCGTAAAATATCCATTGGTTAATTTTTCTCCTTTAGGGAAAAGAGCCGTGGTGTTTTTTGTTATCATTTTTTCTTGATTTTTATTGTTATTGCAGGCCGTTATAGAGAATGAAATTCCCATTATAAAAGCTAATAATATTATCCTGAAAATTGTTTTCATTGCAATGAAGTTTATTTTATCGTACTAATTCACGGTTATTTTTAGTTTCAGATCGCATTTCTTACCAACGGTACCGCAAAGTTCGCCATTAAAGCTTGCGATGGGCTTATACAGAATACTGTTTTATTTACCAGTTTTACCGTTTTTTCACTAAATAGACATGGCTGTGGCCCTGCTTATTAATTTGCATAGTACTTATTCACCAGATTATTTTGGCTACTTCATTAAAAAAAAGAAATAGATATTACAGCATAGGAATGATATTGGGACTGAGAAAATGAATAATTTGGTATTTCCAGAAAACGAAAAAGCCCGTAAACATTTAATTTACAGGCTTTTAGTTAAATTTAAAACTATTTTCGCGGGCTGAACGGGGCTACAATCGAACCCTTAGCCCCGCTTTTATTATTATTAAACGATCAAATAAACAATCAAAATACTGATATAGAGCCGATTAAAAACATTCCTCAGTTAACTCCAAATAAATCTGTTCAAAACTCTCAAGGAAAAAAAAGAAAAAACGGTGGACCCAAAATTTAATTTTTTACCCGAAAAAATAGTGAGCGTAAAAATATCGAACACCTTAATTCCCTAGAGCAGGTTCCAAACCACGCAGTTTTAAACAAGCGAAGCTCCTCCATCTACGAACATTTCCGTACCGGTAATGAAGCTGGCCTTCTCTGATGCCAGAAATGTTATAGCATTGACTATATCCTCTGATTTTCCGGCTCGTCCCAAAGGGATAGGTGCGACTACTTGGTCCTGAAGTTCTTTAGATAGATCAGTTAACTGTGCTGTTTCTGTAGGGCCGGGGCTAACTATATTGATTCTGATTTTTCTCGATTTTAATTCGATAGCCCAGATTTTTGAAAAGGTCCTTAACGCTGCTTTACTGGCACAGTAAACACTCATCGTTTCGTAGGATTTAACCGAAGATATGCTGCCTGTCAACACAATAGCACCACCGTCTTTTAGCAGTGGTAGCGCGCCCTGAACAGTGAGTATCGATCCTCTTATGTTTGTATCAAAAACACGCTCATAGTGTTCCTCGGTGATTCCACCGATAGGAAAACCGAATCCGCCTGTTCCTGCATTGGACAAAAGAATATCGATTTGTCCTTTTTCTTCTTCAACAATTTTGAAAAGCCACTCAACATCTTCGCGCCTTCCCGAATCTGCATTTACCGCTCTTATGTTGCTTCCTATTTCCTTCACCACTTTATCCAGAAGTTCCTGCCTTCGGCCTGTGATGAATACAAACGCGCCTTCGGTTACAAACCGTTTTGCGGCTTCAAGACCTATACCTGTTGCACCACCTGTAATAACAACTACTTTATTTTGAAATTGAGCTTCCATAATTTGTTTTTTATTGTTTCTTTTTGACCCTACTGTACTGTGCCTCATTCTGTATTACCTATCCGGGCATCATGTCCTCTGTTTTATCCAAAAAGTTTCCGACAGCCTTTTGGATATCTATTCCAGACCGCGCTGCGATAACAATGAGCCACCAAATATTCTCACCCAGCTTGTGCTCCAGCTCTTCTTGTGCACCGGTCTTCGGCCATCGTTTTTGTTGTGACATGATATCCCTGCCCACCAATGCTGCATCGGTTAAAAATGCCAAAGCATCTTCTTCCAATGTCCATTCGCTACCGTGATGTTCGACTTCAATTGCATGGTATTTTTCTCTTAATGCAAGGGAACGGCTGATGATCGTTTCAAAAGATTCATTTTTCATATTGTTCTATGTTTTAGTGTGAAAGGTCGGCTTTTACAAACGCAATTTTATCTCCCTTGAATGTAATGTCGAAAAGTCCCCCGATGTTTCCTTCGGAAAAACTACCTGAGAATCTGACTTCGAGATGGACCTGATCTTCATTAACCTGATCCAGCTTCTCCAATTCGGTCCGCGTATTATACCCGATAAAATAGCTGTTAAAATAATCCTTTATACCTTCGTGCCCTTTAAATACCTTTCCGACTGAAGGATCATCGAGTACGGCATCCGGCAAGTAAAAGCTGAGGTATTGCGCTGTGTCAAATGAATTGCCTGCAGCAATCCAGTCGTTTATTAAGGTGGGTATGTTCATAATATTTATTGTTTTAACCACATAGGTTTCAGTTTAAGTATCTTTTTATGGACCGGACAGCTTTCGGCATGAGCGCCCGGTAGATAACCGATGCTCATCAAGAACTCGCCCACTATTTCGCCACCGGTAAAACGGAAGTTTTTCTTAAAAAGCTTCACCCATTCCACTTTTGTTTTGGGATGCTGGTGCTCTAGCCATTTTTCAAAAGAGCCATGCTCTTTTTGCAATTCCAGTATTTTCTTTGCGTTTTGAATTGCTGCATTTACCTTAAGCTTGTTGCGTATAATCCCTGGATCACCCAGAAGCCTTTCCTGATCTTTTTCACCATAGCCTGCTACTTTATTAATGCTGAATCCATCATAGGCCCTGCGAAAATTTTCCTCTTTCTTTAAGATGGTCTCCCAGCTTAGGCCCGCCTGGTTGATTTCCATGATCAGCCTTCCAAACAGCTCATTATCATCATGGATGGGGAACCCATAATGATGGTCGTGATATTTTTGGTGGAGACTCCTACTGGGCTCATTCATTGTGGGGATATAGCTGCAATAACTCATGGTAGTGTCTTTTTGTTTAACAATACAAATGTATCCAGGGTTTTAAAGGAAAGGTTCGCCAAAATGGACAAATCTGTTGCCGTTTTGACGAACCTAAAAAATCTGTTCGAAGGTTTTTATAGCATGTACATGGTCTCTTTCAAAAACATTAAGACTCAATGCTATGCAGATGGGTATCCGGAATATCCCGAATTATGTCTGTTCCATAGGCAGAGCCCGGAGACTGATAACCTGTAGAGAAATCATTATTAAGAATGCGGTTCGCCACCGCTACCACGGACAGCGGTGTAAGATTATATCCAGACGGCGCATCGATGTAAGCCTTTACTACCTTACCATCTTTACCGGTAACCTCTGCAGATATTCCATTACGCCCTGCAGCACGCTCTGCCTCGGTCGGGCCATCGGGCAACTGGTCCGCGACTATTTCCTGCAGCTCGGCAGCCGGGAGTTTCAACGAAAAATATTCTTCGATATTGGGTATCCGGGTAGACTTATAGCTCAATATGATGCCTCCTAAAGGCGTCGGCATGCATTCCACATCTTCATTGCCAAATGCGAATACTTTCGTGCCGTGGTTTTCACTTTGAACCAGCTCTCCGTCCTTGCGGACCAATAAACCCAGGTCGGCAATATTTTTGCTGCTCAGTACAGACCCCTTTGAAAAACCGCCGAAGTGCCGGAAGCCTACTTTAAGGCCGATTGGCTCCTTTACCTGCTGTGATAGATAAACAACAAGCGCATCATAACTTACAAAAAGTCCTGCGCCTGACATTAATTGTATGCCCGCTTCTTTGGCCCGGTCATCCAGGGATTCTGCCAGCTTATAGGTTTCCAGTTCTGCACTGATGTCCAGATAGTGGACACCGGCTCTCAAACATGCATCGATCGCCTGTTGGGCCGTATGCTGGAACGGGCCGGCAGCATTGATCAATACTTTTTTACCTGCCAGGGCAAGTTGCCATGCATGCTGGTCATCTACAGTGAACACGTGATAAGGAACCCCTAGGTCTGTGGCCAGCTCTTGTATTCGGTCCGCTTCCCTGCCTGCGATTTCGAAGTCAAGGTTCAGTTCTTTTGCGCGGGCTGCAATAATTTTTCCTGTGTATCCTGCTGCTCCGTACAGAAGCATTTTGTTTGAACTATTCATTTTTTTTGTAACGATTGTTTTAAAATTAAAGACTAAGAACTACTTAATTATTGTGATTATTATCTGTAACAATCGTTACAGAATAAATTAAAAAAATTATCTGCTTAACTGGGTGATCAGAAACTGGGCCATCTTTTTGATCCTGGTTTTGTCACGGTGTATGATAAAGGACTCGTGCCAGCCACTGAAATGGTTAATAATAAAATCAGTTAGCATTTCGCTATCCTCAGAAATTGTAATCTCTTTCTTGGCCAGTGCCTTTGTTACCAATCCCAATATCAGGTGATAGGTAAAGTCATTATCTGCCTTCAGGATTTTCTGTACCTGTTCATCTGAAACGGCCACTTCAAATGTGGTCCTGATGGCCAGGCAACTGTCGGGCTCATTTGTGATCGTATGGGCAGAGGCCATAATAAATTTTTCGATTGCTTTTATCGGTGAACCGATCAGTTTCAATTGCTTTTTGGCCGCCTCCATCCTGGATTCTGTATAATGCTTGATGCAGCGCACAAATAACTGGTGCTTATCACCTATCGTGTTATAGATGCTGCTGGCATTTACACCCATAGCATCGCAAAGGTCCCGCATCGAGGTTCCCGCGTATCCCTTTTTCCAAAATAGATCCATTGCTCTGGAAACCGCCAGGTCTTCATCAAATTCTACGTTTCTTGCCATAATCTGAATGCAAATGTAGGTATTTTTCTGTAACGAGTGTTACAGAAAAATAAAATTGACATAGCTTAGATAATTACGGTACAAGTTCAAACCTGGTCGGTACTACGGTTTTTCCGGCTACATTAAAATCCGTTAGGGTATGAGCAGGCTTGGTCTCCCCGAAAGGAAAATAGGTATAGCACAACGACCCAATATCATAAACATCGCACTGGTATACACCACAGCTCGTAATGTAATCCAATGGAAAATCGGCGAGTTCATCCAGGTAATCACGGGTTGCCAATAAATAGGTTTGGCCGGGTACGCTGTTTTTCAGCAACCGGTGCGCATCCACTAGGATATTACCATACAATTTATTAAAACGGTCTACCACGAATTCCTCCATGTCACCATAATGCACCACTGCTTTGAGGCCCAATCCAACTACGGACGGGAACTGTACACTGTAAATTTCAATATGGTTCCTGAACCGGTCCAGCATCCGGGTAAATTCATCCAACACCTCCTTTATGGAAGGCGGTACCCCGAACCGGTAGAACAATATAGCATCACCTTCTATCTCAGAAATCGAAAATGAAGTCCTGTTCTCAGCGATAATCGCCTTAAACAACTGGCCGATGATCTTCATCCCGTCGGCTGCATTTATGGTCCTGATAAAGTGCGAGTAACCACTGATATCAACAATAAACAGCGTTCCTTTTTTTACATTTTGCATAATTGGATTTTCCATACTGTAAAGTTCAGAAATAGATGAATTGTACCTGTAGCCATATCCGCTATTTGCTAAGCCGTTTTGACTGCACTTAGATTTTTGATGTCCTGCAGAAGTCGAAAGCATGATCTCTCTTGTGCCGGACTCAAAGTACATCAGTTCAGTAAGCTTTTTTTGTAATCCAAAGGGGATAAGGAGGTCTTGATTTTAAATAATTTATTAAAAGATTGCGGATGTTCGAAACCCAAGTGGTAGGCCACCTCTGCAACGGTCAGTTCGTCTTTGGCAAGGTATTCTTTGGCTTTCTCGATCACCTTTTCGTGAATATACTGTTGGGTATTTAACCCGATGAGGTTACGCAGCATGTCACTGAGGTAACGCGGCGTCAGATGAAGGGCTGCAGCCACGGAGTTTACCGTTGGCAGGCCGCTGATCAAAGATTCATCATCGTTAAAGTAGGCGTCGAGCAGTGCTTCCAGGTTAACCAGGATGTCACTGTTTACCGCTTTCCTGGTGATGAACTGGCGGTCATAAAAACGGTTGGCGTAGTTCAGTAGCACTTCGATCTGGGAAATGATCACATCCTGGCTAAATTTATCAATACGCTGCTGCAGCTCATCGTGGATAAACTGGTAAACGCTCAGTATGGTTGTTTTTTCTTTCTCCGAAAGGTATAGTGCTTCAGCAGCCGAATAACTGAAAAAGCCATATTGTTTAATGGATTTGCCCAGTTGATAATTTCTGAGGAAATCGGGATGAATATGAAGGGTCATTCCGCTGTAATCAGCCTCTTCATCCTGCATGCGCAGCAGTTGGCCAGGCGCAATAAAGGACATGCCGCCCTCTTCAAAATCGTAATAGCCCTGTCCATAACGGAGCTTGCCGGAAAATCCCGTCTTAAAGGATACTTTGAAAAAATTTAGGATAATGCCCTGTTCAAAGTCTTTAGGGTCGAAATGGGCTTCGCCATAGTTCATGACACTGATCAGCGGGTGGCTTGGTCTCGGTTGCCCCATAGCTTTATGAAGCTGTGACAGGGAGTTGAATACGACCGGTTGTTTTTTCATGGAATACAAATCTAATAAAATGGTAATGGAAATCCCTGCCGGGACCTGACTTGTTCCGGCAGGGAGCTTGGATAGTTAGAATATAAAGTTGGACCTGATTTTTTGCACCTGGGCTTCGGGGCCGTTTTCAAGTCGGTCCGTATAGAGCCCAATGGCATCATTGCCTACAACATAACGAAGCTTATCTGTTCCATCCGTGGTGGCCTCAAAGATAAGCTCCGCCACGTTCTCTGCTTTTGTATAGTTGGCAATCTGCTCTTCACTATACCCCTCACTTACTTTTGCAGTAAGCTGTTCATAGGCTGTATGTATTCCGCCCTGCAGCGATCGGCCTGCAAAATCGGTCTGCATGCCACCCGGAGCAACCACTTTAACCCTGATCCCAAACTGGGCAAGCTCATGCGATAGTCCTTCAGAAAATCCGTCCACTCCAAACTTGCTTGCATTGTAGATAGAGCAGGTTGGATACCCCAATAATCCGAAGGCGGAAGTAATGTTGATTAACATGCCGGATTTCTTTTCTCGGAAATAAGGCAAGAATGCCCTGGTCGTGTTGATCACGCCAAAAAGGTTGGTCTGGATCTGGTTAACGATCTGTTCGCCGGAAAATGCTTCCAGTGGGCCAATGAGCCCATAGCCGGCATTGTTGATTACAACATCTACTTCAAAGAGGTCAAGGATTGACTTTACGGTAGATTTTATCTGTTGCGGATTGTTTACGTCCAGGGGATATAGATGCACTCCGGCCAAGCCATTCAATTCCTGCTCTTTTTCTGGGTTACGCATCGTTGCGATCACCTTCCAGCCCTTGCTTTGAAATAATTTTGCAGTTGTTTTTCCCAGACCGGAAGAGGCTCCGGTGATAAATACTGTTTTCATTATTGATATAATTTACTGATCTGCTCAAATTGTTGCTGCTGGCCTAGCTCTTTACGGTCGTTCGCAATTTTCTGCGCATCCGGGCCTGCTATATAGCGCAGCTGGGGCTTGTTGTCCGTAGCCGCTTCATAAACTACGGCCGCCACATCCTCAGCTGTTGAAAAATGTACACCGGTACTGCCATCCTCGAACCCAGCAATCATCTTTTCCCATAGCGGGGTATAAGCCTTATTTTCGATATAGCTCAAAGAACGGCCAGCATAGTCGGTAGCCATTCCGCCCGGAGCGATTGTTTTTAAACGGATGCCAAACTGGTTTACTTCATAGTTAACAGCTTCGCTCCAGCCTTCTAGGGCAAATTTGGTCGCACTATATACTGATGCCAGTGGATTTGCTGCAATCCCGGCTGCCGAAGTTGTGGTAAGGAGCAGGCCCTCTTTGCCGCGTTCCCTGAAATAGGTGATAAAGGGCTGGGATACCCGGAGCACGCCGGTGAAGTTGGTTTCAATTTGGCGTTGGAGGTCATTTTCTGAATAGGATTCAAAACCGCCCACCATACCATAGCCTGCGTTGTTGAATACCACATCCACATCAAATTGTTGCAGAATTTCGGCAATGGTAGATTTTATCTGTGCCGGATCGGTTACGTCCAGAGGGTAAAGGTATACATGGTCGAGGGCGGCCAGTTCCTGTTCTTTTTTGGGATCGCGCATGGTCGCGATCACTGTCCAGCCTTTGTTCTGAAAAAATTTGGCAGTAGCTTTTCCCAGTCCTGAAGAAGCGCCTGTAATAAAAATTGTCTTTTGCATAATCACATTGTTGTTTGTACAATGCAAAAGTCGCTACGCTCCGGCCGGCAGGATAAACCGAATCGGTAAATATAGTAGCCGAAATGACCAAACTTGACATGTGTTCGGGCAACGTCGGGATTGAATTTTAGTGGCCAATAATCTTATGCCGGTGTTCCAGGCCCCAATTGGCGAGTGACATAATAATGGGTTCCAGGGTATGCCCATATGGAGTAAGTTCGTAGGTTACCGTAATCGGTTTGGTTGCATTTACCGTGCGGGTCAACAGGCCATTAATTTCCAGTTCCTGCAGTTCCTTGGAAAGCATTTTTGCACCGAGGCCATCAATTCGATGCTGCAGATCTGTAAAGTTCTTTTTGCCGTAAAGTAAAACGCCCACCACTTTTATTTTCCATTTCCCGCTGATGAGATCCAGGGTATCCTGTATGGCAAACAGCATTTTTGCACAGTCACCGTTTTCTTCATTTATAGTCTTGATCTTTTCCATTTCGCTTAAATTAGGGGGAAACTCACTTTACTTTGGGAAACCCATATCAAAAGTAAAGTTACCCTTTTCTACCTTTGATCCATCAAATAATTAATAAGAAAATCACGGGCTCATGTATTACTCTATGGAAACAAAACTAAAACCAGGACTAAATCATATTGAATTTTGGGTGTCGGATGTAAAACGATCAATGGCCTTTTACGAAGGTGTTCTGACAATAGTCGGATGGGTAAAAATTAGCGATAATTCACTTTCAAGCAGTAGCATGATCCTATACTTTCTTGAGGTTAAGGGTCTTGAAAAGCTTCGCTCGCTTGGCGTCAGGCACTTATGTTTTCAGGCAACGAAAAAAAATCAGGTCGAACAGGTTCACAGCATACTGGTTGGTATGGGAACTGAAATAATACGTGGGCCGCAGACCATGCCTTATTCGGAGGGTTATTATACTGTTGATTTCTTTGATCCAGATGGTCAGGTGATCGAAGTCGCATACACGCCCGAAGCAAACACTGTTTTATAAAAATCGTATCTACAAGTTAACTACACTAAAAAAGAAAAAAACTTATGAAAATTCTTATCACCGGCGTCACGGGCAACCTGGGTAGCCTTGTACTTGAAGCGCTTTTAAATAAGGTGCCGAAAGAAAGCATTGCAGTGATGCTGCGCAGTGAAAAAAATGCAGGAATATTTTCGGATCGGGGCATAGAGGTCCGCATCGGCAGTTATGATGATACAGCCTCGATGATCAGCGCATTTTAAAGGGATCGACAAACTATATTTCGTATCCGGTCCGGATCTGGAAGCCCGGCTTACCCAGCATGGAAAGGTAGTCGAAGCAGCAGTTGCGGCCAAGGTAGGCCATGTTGTTTATACCAGCTTTTCGAGAAAGGATGGAGCAGAGCCGCATCCCTTATCAATCCTTGCGCAGGGACATATCCTGGCTGAAGTTGCCCTAAAGCAATCGGGGCTATCATACACCATTCTCCTCAATAACTATTACATGGAAGTGATCCCACTTTTTGTCGGGGAGAATATATTAAAAAGCCAGACGATCTATTTCCCGGCGGGCCAGGGCAAGAGTGGTTTTATCTCCCGTCATGATATTGCCGAACTGTCAGCAGTAATCCTTGCTACGGAGGGTCATGAACAAAAGATTTATGAGGTAAGTGGTGAGCGCGCCCATGATTTTGATGAAGTGGCGAAGCTGATATCCGATGCTTCCGGAACATCAATAAGTTATGTTTCACCTTCAGAAGATGGGTTTAGAAAGGCACTCAAAGAGTATGGACTCGCCGAAGAGATAATTGAAATAAGTGCATTATCCGGTAGGGCAATCGTTCAGGGGGAATTTGAAAAAACATCGAAAACTTATGAAGAGATCACCGGGCGAAAACCCACGAGCCTGGGCCACTATTTGAAACGGCAATATGGGGACAACAATTCGGATGCGGCGTTATAGGGCCATACCGAATCTGATAGCAATACAATTTTTTAATCTTACAATTTAATAGAAATCAAAATGAAAAATCTTCAGGAAACCGCAGATAAATATGCTGTAGTTGAAACACTTTACCGGTTCGCGGCCGGCATCGATCTTCGCGACAATAACCTTCTCGCATCTGCTTTCGCAGCGGATGCCATATCCGATTTCAGGCCTGCCGGAAAAAAGGCCGGTTTTGAGTACCCTGTACTGGAAGGCAGGGATTCCATTGTTGCGGCATTAACAGGTTCGCTCAATCAAATTGCTACCACGCACTCTGTGAGTAACCCCAGGGTTAGCATTGATGGTGATAGAGCAAAAATGGATGCCCTGGTAGAAGC from Flavobacterium sp. W4I14 includes these protein-coding regions:
- a CDS encoding uncharacterized protein YbjT (DUF2867 family) (product_source=COG0702; cath_funfam=3.40.50.720; cog=COG0702; pfam=PF07993; superfamily=51735), coding for MKILITGVTGNLGSLVLEALLNKVPKESIAVMLRSEKNAGIFSDRGIEVRIGSYDDTASMISAF
- a CDS encoding uncharacterized protein YbjT (DUF2867 family) (product_source=COG0702; cath_funfam=3.40.50.720; cog=COG0702; superfamily=51735), translating into MEVIPLFVGENILKSQTIYFPAGQGKSGFISRHDIAELSAVILATEGHEQKIYEVSGERAHDFDEVAKLISDASGTSISYVSPSEDGFRKALKEYGLAEEIIEISALSGRAIVQGEFEKTSKTYEEITGRKPTSLGHYLKRQYGDNNSDAAL
- a CDS encoding hypothetical protein (product_source=Hypo-rule applied; pfam=PF13577; superfamily=54427), which codes for MKNLQETADKYAVVETLYRFAAGIDLRDNNLLASAFAADAISDFRPAGKKAGFEYPVLEGRDSIVAALTGSLNQIATTHSVSNPRVSIDGDRAKMDALVEAQHVPANDHSLHYLMKNRYDVELIRQDDVWLIQHVIIDNVWRSGDPAVLMGI